In Diabrotica undecimpunctata isolate CICGRU chromosome 9, icDiaUnde3, whole genome shotgun sequence, the DNA window GCGTCGGAGGTGCCTACCGAAGGAACCTTAATTCGACACTTTCTTGAGGTTATTTTTTTCGTAGGTTCAGGCCAGAACAATGAGTTTTTAAACGGGGATGGTATAACCACTCCTGGCAAAACACGAGAATGTTTATTACTTCTGCAAGTCTTCATATCTTCATCTTTATTGACTAATTCCTCTCTTAGTTGCTTCTCTTCAATAACAGTTGATTTTTCTGGTGTCAATTGTAAGGTTACTAAtattttttcagtattatttttctcttctttGTCCGATTCCTCTTTTACTTGCTCGTCTTCAATGATATTATTTTGTGTTTCTGGAGTCAACTGTACGTTCCCTAATATTTCTTTACTATCATTTTTATTATTGACTGATTCCTTTGGTATTCGCTCGCTTTCAATGATATCAATTCGTTTTTCTGGGGCCAATGAAATAATTTCTAATACATTAATTTTCTTTCCTATAacattagttttttttgtttcgtCGAATATTTCTTTCGTGCCTGTTTCGTCAATGCTTTTCATTTCTTCAATAATGGTTAATTCTTTTACAGCATATGCGCTAAGGCCAAGAAGTTCTTCTTCGATTTCAGTATCTTTAACTATGTCTTGTATGTCAAAAATTACTCCTTGTAACGTATCATCAGCTTCAAATTCCACTTTATTTTCCCATCCATCTTCTAGAATTAGGTCTTCTTGAATATCGATTATAATGTTGGCGGTTTTCTCAATATTTTGGGATAATCCAGATTTCTGATATAGTTTGTACCAAACTTCATACAAACTCTTATCTTTAATTTCACCTGTCCACTCTGCACCCATCAGTCCGTAACATTTAGTCAAACAATCTGGCTGAATGAACGATTCCAGATATTGCAAATGACTCACTCTTTCAGGATCCGGTGCGGCTGTACTTGTATTAAGCTCATTGTCTTCAGCGAGAAGTTTATGATAATCGATATTATCAGCATTAAATGGACAAAGACCACATACTTTAaacgattttttgaaaatatcttccacatTTGTTATTGAACTTAAAGCATTTTGAAGGACAGAGGCAAAGGTGTCTTTTcctaaatgtttataattattttggattttaaaattttgtacatCAGTTTTCCATTtcatttttaaagatttaaataaTCCCACATCTAGAGGTTGTAGAATATGTGTGGAATTTGGTAACAAACTTATCAGGATTATTTGTTTTTCTCTACAGTAGTCAGTCAGAGGTAAGGTCACGTGTGACTTATGTCCATCCAAGTATAATATTACTGGAAACTGAATATTTTCAGATAAGAGCCATGGataaaaaatgtttgttataTATTCGAAAAAAGATTCTGAAGTCATCCATCCGCTGGTTGACTTACCAATACTCCAACCTTTAGGCACCTGCGATACTATGTGCTTGGGTATTCTTTCATATGCGTACATTACCATGGGTGGAGCTAGTTGACCGGCAGCATTAGCCGTAACAAGAACAGTCAAGCATTCTTTGTCATCACCGGATCTATCGTGCAGGGACTTACTTCCTTTCTTGGCAAGCACTTTGCGACCTTTTGGCGAGAGAAAAAAAGCAGACTCATCCGTGTTGTATATTCTTTTTGGATCagttatattaatattacatgAAATAAAGTATTCTTCAATTTCCTTATGCCAGTTTCTGATTTTGTTTTCAGTTACGGCTGCTCGACGTACATAAGTTTTGAGCTATTTGTTCACTAATTTCTGGATGCCTTTTGGTAAATAATTCATACCAGTGACGACCTGGTCTTCCGTCTGTAAAATTGTTAGGgcgctttaaattttttatcagaaGGCGAACACTATCGAGCAATTGATCCTTGGTGACAGGAAAACCCATTCGCCCCATATTAATTATCCATTGAACCAATAGATTTTCTTCATGAACGGATAGTACAGAAGGTGCTCCGCTGCGACATTCTTCTGGGTAAATGCCCCGGATCTTCCCAATGAGTGTAGTTCTCGGGACGTTATATAGCCTCGATGCGGCTAAACAAGGTGTTCCACCTTTAATGGCCTCTAAAGCACGTATCACATCATCTTGAGTATATGCCTTCTTTTTCGTCGACATTCTGTAAATAAAGCAAAAAACTATTacaaataatatctaaatattaaaataacagagAATATTCGTTTACACAAATTAAACATAATTTGGACATTTAAAGTCCCTAACTCCGACACCTGTGTCGGAATTTGGATACAAGCTGTAAAAAATAGTTCTACTAACTAAAGTGGTATAGACTTAAGTGAATATAAGAGAaacgaaagaaatagaactatATCCACTTTATAACTTATGTACGCAATTCCGACACCCAGTGTCTGATTTACGAAATACAGGAAATTTCTTGTACCTTATTCCGACACCATTAAAATTTTTAGATGCTGTAATTATACTGATAGAATTCCaacttaaaatgaaaatttaacgCCCTTATATACAACTTCAACAAAGTTTATTCTAATTTTCTTAACTATTAATATCTTatagtaaatataataatagCTGAAATCTGCTTACCTTATTAGAAATTCTTTCTCGAGGGACACAACACACAATTTGCAAGAACCGTCTAACTTTTAGTTTATGTATTGACAGATACAATGTCGGTAAGGTAGGAAACGAATTTTGAAATGAAAAAATCAATGTTAAATTAAACCAATAGATGTCTTAATATTTATCTGGATATACCAAATTTCTTATTTTAACCGAATAAACAGAAATATGTCTGAATTTAGGACAGTGTCTGAATTTGGGTCACTTACCTTATTATTTCGATGTGCTATGATATcaagtttttcagattttttttcttatatttaaacgattaaattagtatttcaattcttattgaaattattatttaaaatctataatttaaatatgtacatgtcagtattatcacataattataaaagttaattagaatgattttcaatttttcttttctcatatttaaacgattaaattattattttcagtCAAATACCACCGAAAAAATCTAACCTCAACAACGCGAGCAGCAAAGGGTCACGACGCAAACGTGTTGAAAGAGCTCAGCAATTACCAGAACAAATCGAAACAAGAAATGCAGCTCAATGAATCAGGACTGCAGAAAGTCGTGCACAAGAATCTCAAGAAAAGCGTGACGAAAGTCTGCAACAGAATATTACGAGAACAAGACTGGCACGAGAACGAAACATAGCTACAGTACGAGTACAAGATCGACAAAGGCAACGGATCAGCCGCTCATTAACACGTGCATCATTCGTTCGGCTTGCCTTTGAATATGCACCAGATATTAACTACTCAGCGCATTCAAAAATTGCTATCGGTGGAATGGATAAAGTATGTCAATATTGTCAGGCATTGAAATTTTGGAATGAAGCAGCCGGCATGTGCTGCGCATCAGGAAAAGTTGTGCTGTCACCTCTACCCGCTCCGCCGGAGCCTTTATTATCCCTTCTTACTGGCAATTCAGATGATTCCAAATTATTTTTGCGTAAGATACGCAAATTTAATTCTTGCttccaaatgacgtcatttggggcAACTAAAATTTGCGATCGTGCATCCGATGGACGTAATTTTGAAACTACATTCAAAATTCAAGGCCAGGTGTACCATAAAATCGGATCACTGATGCCAATGCCTGATAACAATCCGaaatttcttcaaatttattttatggACGATTGTGAAGAGCGCGTGACGACTCGGTGCCTGTATAATTTTATTGAACAAGCAGAGGAAAGAGCAATTGTGatattattggaaaattttttagaaGATCACAATTAACTAATTCAATTGATCAAAAGAGTTTCGCCAGGACTGCAAAATGACAATTATCAAATCGTCATAAAAGCCGACAAAGTACCATTAGGTGAACATGCTGGTAGATTCAACGCTCCAACTGTTGATGAGGTTGCTGTTATCATGGTTGGTGATCCAGTTGACAAAAGATCTATAAAAATTACACGGCGAGACAACACTGTCAGTACGATTTCGGATCTACACCGTTCATATGACGCACTACAATATCCATTGATATTTTGGCAAGGACAAGATGAATATCACCTTAATATCAAACAGTATGATCCAAATACCGGTAAATTTGACAATTATCTATTTACTTTCTTACTGtatgtatagattttaatttcgtattgcattttattttttatttttttaggtgaTTACAGAAATAATAAAGTTAGCTCAATGAAATACTACGCATACCGAATAATGGTTAGGCAACATCAAGACAATTATATCCTTCGATATCGTCAGCTGTTCCATCAATACATTGTTGATATGTATGCTAAGGTCGAAAGCGAACGCTTGCGATTCCTTCGATTCAACCAGGCAAAACTACGATCGGAAGAATATATTCACTTACGAGATACTGTTGCTGGAAACATCGATGGAAATTTAAATCCCAATGACATCGGTAATGCTTTCATTTTACCTTCAAGCTACATCGGCAGTCCACGGAACATGCAGGAATACATACAAGATGCGATGACTTACGTACGTCATTACGGCCGACcggatttatttattacattcaCATGTAATCCGAATTGGGAAGAGATACAAACTTTAATATTGCCAGGACAACAAGCTATTCATCGTCACGATTTAACTGCACGTGTgtttaaacaaaaattgaaatccttaattgattttattgttacatattcaATTTTTGGTATCACACGTTGTTGGCTGTATACGATAGAGTGGCAAAAGCGAGGTTTGCCTCATGCCCACATTTTGGTTTGGCTTAAAGATAGAATCCGTCCTGAAGAAATCGATCAAATAATTTCAGCCGAAATTCCAGACCCATTAATTGatcaagaattatttgatattgtcacCAAACACATGATCCATGGGCCATGCGGTGCTTTCAACATGACGTCATCGTGCATGGAAaatggaaaatgtaaaaaaaaattcccAAAGCCGCATACGAATCACACGATCACGGATATTGATGGTTATCCAATGTATCGCCGCAGAAGTACTGAGAATGGTGGCCACACATTTACAATGCGACTGTGGAACTTTCCAAATAAAGTTGAGTTTGATAATCAGTGGGTGGTACCATACTCACCACTACTTTCAAAAACTTACAAAGCTCATATCAATGTTGAGCTTTGCAGTTCTGTTAAATCAATTAAgtatatttgtaaatatgtaaacaaaggcaGTGATTTGGCCATATTTGAAgtacaaaacataaataaaaatgacgaaaTAGCACGATACCAAATGGGCAGATACATTAGCAGCAATGAAGCTATTTGGCATAATCTCAGCTCTCCCATCCACGAAAGAGATCCTGCTGTCCAACATCTGGCAATACATCTTGAAAACGGTCAACGTGTATACTTCACTGAAGAAAATGTTCTCCAAAGAGCGTTCGAAGCTCCGAAAACGACTCTAACTGAATTTTTTGCATTGTGTCAAAAACCTGATGTTTTTGGCCAATTCGCGAAGACATTGGTGTTTGGTGATGTTCCACGTTATTTCACATGGAACAAATCCAGTAAAAAATGGGAGCCACGGAAACAAGGAAAACCACATCCTTCCATTACAGGCATATTCAAAGCTAAGACATTGGGGAGACTTTACACGGTACATCCAAAGCAACGTGAGTGCTtctatttacgtttgttattggTGAATGTTCCCGGACCAACGTCTTTTGAATTTTTACGAACAGTTAATGGTCGAGTATTCAATACATACCAGGATGCATGTCGTGAACTGCAATTGCTAGAAGACGATAACCATTGGGACTTAACGCTTGCTGATGCTGCGTTGACATCAACACCGAATAACATTCgtcagttgtttgcaattattttgACGACATGTTATCCCTCGCAAGCACAAACTTTgtgggaaaaatataaaaattgtatgaCAGAAGACATCTTGCACCGAATTAGACAAACAAATCAATGCCAAAACATAGATTATACACCAGAGATGTACAATGAAGCATTGGTCTTGATCGAGGATTTATGTGTTCTTATTTCAAATTTACCACTTAATCATTATGATATGCCATCACCTAATCGTCCAGCCACCGACTTAGTCAATACCGATTTACAACGAGAAAATCAATATGACCATGGAAGTTTAGCAACAATTATCATGAACAGTGCACCATTACTGACAGcagaacaaaaaattatttatgatcggATTATGCTGGTTGTTGCTGCTGAACAAGGCGGTTTTTTTTTCTTGAATGCACCCGGTGAAACCGGTAAGACATTTTTAATATCGTTGATTCTTGCCAAAATACGGTCGTAACAAAAAATCGCATTAGCAGTAGCATCGTCAGGCATTGCGGCTACTTTACTGGATGGTGGGCGAACAGCACATTCAACATTCAAGCTGCCATTGGACGTCGTAATAAACCAGATGCAATGTGTAACATCAAAAAGAATAGTGGAATAGCTGCAGTGTTGCGGAAGAGTTCTATAATAATTTGGGATGAGTGCACAATGGCACACAAATATTCACTTGAAGCATTAAACAGAACTATGCAAGATTTAAACAGCAATAATAAACTTTTCGGTGGTGCTATCTTACTTTTGTCTGGTGACTTCCGGCAGACCTTACCGGTTATACCTCGCTCTACTTTCGCGGATGAGATTAATGCATGTTTGAAACAATCATTCTTATGGCGAAGTGTTGAAACACTTCGATTGACCATAAATATGCGAGTACAATTGCAAAATGATCCATCAGCACAAATATTTTCCGAACAACTACTAGATATTGGGAACGGTAAAATAGAACTGCAACCAAATACGCAATGCATTAACCTACCAGACAATTTTTGCACTGTTGTTCAGGATAAAAATGAATTGATTCAGAGTATTTTCCCGGATATACAGAATAATTATTTGAATTATGAATGGCTTAGTCAACGGGCGATTTTGGCAGCCAAAAACGTTGATGTTGacgaaattaacttccagatacaacagttgttaccaggtgatctgatgttttttaaatCAATCGATACTGTTGTTGATAAAAATCAAAGTGTGAATTTTCcgattgaatttttaaattcattagatATCCCTGGAATGCCACCACATAATCTTCAATTAAAGATTGGTTCCCCTATTATTCTCCTCCGTAATTTGAATCCACCTCAATTATGTAACGGTACGCGTTTGGTCATCAAAAAGATCACCGGAAACATTCTTGAAGCAACCATTTTGGCTGGGAAGTTTAAAGGAAAAGTGGTCTTGCTGCCACGTATTCCGATGATACCATCAGATTCTACCATATCCTTCAAAAGGCTACAGTTTCCAATTCGTTTAGCTTTCGCCATGTCTATAAATAAATCTCAAGGTCAAACAATGTCCATTTGTGGTTTAGATTTGGAAAATCCATGTTTTTCTCATGGGCAACTATATGTTGCGTGTTCACGTGTTGGGAAACCGTCGAATCTATTTGTGTTAGCTAAAGACAGGTTAACCAAAAACATTGTGCACCGATTggtgttaaattaaattgaaattgaaagtatttataattcaaaaaaatagatattaatgTATAAAAGTTTAAGAC includes these proteins:
- the LOC140451000 gene encoding uncharacterized protein; translated protein: MVMYAYERIPKHIVSQVPKGWSIGKSTSGWMTSESFFEYITNIFYPWLLSENIQFPVILYLDGHKSHVTLPLTDYCREKQIILISLLPNSTHILQPLDVGLFKSLKMKWKTDVQNFKIQNNYKHLGKDTFASVLQNALSSITNVEDIFKKSFKVCGLCPFNADNIDYHKLLAEDNELNTSTAAPDPERVSHLQYLESFIQPDCLTKCYGLMGAEWTGEIKDKSLYEVWYKLYQKSGLSQNIEKTANIIIDIQEDLILEDGWENKVEFEADDTLQGVIFDIQDIVKDTEIEEELLGLSAYAVKELTIIEEMKSIDETGTKEIFDETKKTNVIGKKINVLEIISLAPEKRIDIIESERIPKESVNNKNDSKEILGNVQLTPETQNNIIEDEQVKEESDKEEKNNTEKILVTLQLTPEKSTVIEEKQLREELVNKDEDMKTCRSNKHSRVLPGVVIPSPFKNSLFWPEPTKKITSRKCRIKVPSVGTSDAWRQYFLKKDEDQKNAIREKEERKRKREENKKLREENIKKPRKKIIKNKQKRTEEEKDGSVSDEESTKDNDDIKNSDEVLIGEIKIGDFVIVTYFEEYYPAQITDKNSEKMLANAMVKAGGWWK
- the LOC140451001 gene encoding uncharacterized protein, encoding MDKVCQYCQALKFWNEAAGMCCASGKVVLSPLPAPPEPLLSLLTGNSDDSKLFLRKIRKFNSCFQMTSFGATKICDRASDGRNFETTFKIQGQVYHKIGSLMPMPDNNPKFLQIYFMDDCEERVTTRVSPGLQNDNYQIVIKADKVPLGEHAGRFNAPTVDEVAVIMVGDPVDKRSIKITRRDNTVSTISDLHRSYDALQYPLIFWQGQDEYHLNIKQYDPNTGDYRNNKVSSMKYYAYRIMVRQHQDNYILRYRQLFHQYIVDMYAKVESERLRFLRFNQAKLRSEEYIHLRDTVAGNIDGNLNPNDIGNAFILPSSYIGSPRNMQEYIQDAMTYVRHYGRPDLFITFTCNPNWEEIQTLILPGQQAIHRHDLTARVFKQKLKSLIDFIVTYSIFGITRCWLYTIEWQKRGLPHAHILVWLKDRIRPEEIDQIISAEIPDPLIDQELFDIVTKHMIHGPCGAFNMTSSCMENGKCKKKFPKPHTNHTITDIDGYPMYRRRSTENGGHTFTMRLWNFPNKVEFDNQWVVPYSPLLSKTYKAHINVELCSSVKSIKYICKYVNKGSDLAIFEVQNINKNDEIARYQMGRYISSNEAIWHNLSSPIHERDPAVQHLAIHLENGQRVYFTEENVLQRAFEAPKTTLTEFFALCQKPDVFGQFAKTLVFGDVPRYFTWNKSSKKWEPRKQGKPHPSITGIFKAKTLGRLYTVHPKQRECFYLRLLLVNVPGPTSFEFLRTVNGRVFNTYQDACRELQLLEDDNHWDLTLADAALTSTPNNIRQLFAIILTTCYPSQAQTLWEKYKNCMTEDILHRIRQTNQCQNIDYTPEMYNEALVLIEDLCVLISNLPLNHYDMPSPNRPATDLVNTDLQRENQYDHGSLATIIMNSAPLLTAEQKIIYDRIMLVVAAEQGGFFFLNAPGETAAIGRRNKPDAMCNIKKNSGIAAVLRKSSIIIWDECTMAHKYSLEALNRTMQDLNSNNKLFGGAILLLSGDFRQTLPVIPRSTFADEINACLKQSFLWRSVETLRLTINMRVQLQNDPSAQIFSEQLLDIGNGKIELQPNTQCINLPDNFCTVVQDKNELIQSIFPDIQNNYLNYEWLSQRAILAAKNVDVDEINFQIQQNITGGGPACSSSLSNTETEVISMISTMQTDGIGVEETPLEFSLEEQSLPSTETPLEDVIYDIAEMDSEKENVEQKIVTETEEKNIGAHQEPN